A stretch of the Myxococcus guangdongensis genome encodes the following:
- a CDS encoding dimethylarginine dimethylaminohydrolase family protein: MELFLMSPPGRGWALRGRNNFRSREAPQVDAHKARREWLALARAIEARGGTVVVLTSPSELLTGMPYAAECGQVVAREGQAPWFVLPRMMSEHRRAEREHWAALAGRMGFEVIDPRAGIWEAHGDVAHFDGATLLFWGGRTTLEGLEAASRWFPGEVVRVQVREPAFHGNMALLPLPAVDRMLVCPEVIAPESFARLRERFGDARLLVVTEDEIRRYATNGLPLGEELLAPSVVPQPVRARLEALGMRVVPLDMGELCEKGGGSSRCLVSRAVVEDGVVSIPDEARLAAVARDIEADA, translated from the coding sequence ATGGAACTCTTCCTCATGTCGCCGCCGGGACGTGGCTGGGCATTGCGAGGACGCAACAACTTCCGCAGTCGCGAGGCGCCGCAGGTGGACGCGCACAAGGCCCGACGTGAGTGGCTGGCCCTCGCGAGAGCCATCGAGGCACGGGGCGGCACGGTGGTGGTGCTGACCTCGCCTTCGGAGCTGCTCACGGGCATGCCCTACGCGGCGGAGTGTGGACAGGTGGTGGCGCGCGAGGGACAGGCTCCCTGGTTCGTGTTGCCCCGGATGATGAGCGAGCACCGACGCGCGGAGCGCGAGCACTGGGCGGCGCTGGCGGGGCGCATGGGTTTCGAGGTGATCGACCCGCGCGCGGGCATCTGGGAGGCGCACGGAGACGTGGCGCACTTCGACGGCGCCACGCTCCTGTTCTGGGGCGGGCGCACGACGCTCGAGGGGCTGGAGGCCGCGTCGCGCTGGTTCCCTGGCGAGGTGGTGCGCGTGCAGGTCCGAGAGCCCGCGTTCCACGGCAACATGGCGCTGTTGCCGCTGCCCGCGGTGGACCGGATGCTGGTGTGCCCGGAGGTCATCGCACCGGAATCCTTCGCGAGGCTGCGTGAGCGCTTCGGGGATGCGCGGTTACTGGTGGTGACGGAGGACGAGATTCGCCGCTACGCCACGAACGGACTGCCGCTGGGGGAGGAACTGCTCGCGCCCTCGGTGGTGCCCCAGCCGGTGCGTGCTCGGCTGGAGGCGCTGGGGATGCGGGTGGTGCCGCTCGACATGGGCGAGCTCTGCGAGAAGGGCGGTGGCTCCTCGCGCTGTCTCGTGTCGCGAGCCGTGGTGGAAGATGGCGTGGTGAGCATTCCGGACGAGGCCCGCTTGGCGGCCGTGGCGAGGGATATCGAAGCCGATGCGTGA
- a CDS encoding MBL fold metallo-hydrolase produces MSEPKGKAKRLAQLVPGIHHWTVTDNRIGGTRSDAYAVVDEDGSVILIDPLPIDEAKLRALGDVTAIILTSGNHQRSAWRFRKVFGAPVWAPENAYGLEDKPDFIYVAGDTLPGGLLPFHTPGPAVAMFTLWMQKHPRGVAFISDLLTHDSQGTPEFVPSEYQDEPLRTRQSVQRILDHLAVDILCFAHGEPILKDGASALRRALQEDMDAPAAPSP; encoded by the coding sequence ATGAGTGAGCCGAAGGGGAAGGCGAAGCGACTGGCCCAACTGGTGCCGGGCATCCACCACTGGACCGTGACCGACAACCGCATCGGCGGCACCCGCAGCGATGCCTACGCCGTGGTGGACGAGGATGGCTCCGTCATCCTCATCGACCCGCTGCCCATCGACGAGGCGAAGCTGCGCGCGCTCGGCGACGTCACCGCCATCATCCTGACCTCGGGGAACCACCAGCGCTCGGCGTGGCGCTTCCGCAAGGTGTTCGGCGCGCCGGTGTGGGCCCCGGAGAACGCGTACGGACTGGAGGACAAGCCCGACTTCATCTACGTGGCCGGCGACACGCTGCCGGGCGGACTGCTCCCCTTCCACACGCCTGGACCCGCCGTGGCCATGTTCACGCTGTGGATGCAGAAGCATCCTCGCGGCGTCGCCTTCATCTCGGACCTGCTGACCCACGACAGCCAGGGCACGCCCGAGTTCGTCCCCAGCGAGTATCAGGATGAACCCCTGCGCACGCGGCAGAGCGTCCAGCGCATCCTCGACCACCTCGCCGTGGACATCCTCTGCTTCGCCCACGGCGAGCCCATCCTGAAGGACGGCGCGAGCGCGCTACGCCGAGCCCTCCAGGAGGACATGGACGCCCCCGCCGCGCCCTCGCCGTGA